AGAGATCGGTCTTGCAATTATGGATCGCCTCGGTCGAAGCATGACGTACTTAAACGGTGAAGGTGCCTTTACCGGTGACGGCAAAAAAGTCATCTTTTGTGTCATCAGTCGCCTTGAGGAATCGAAGCTCAAAGACATCGTGCGCGACTTCGATGAACAAGCCTTTATTGCGATCGGCAACATCCATGATGTTCATGGCGGTCGCTTCAAGAAAAAAGATATCCATTAACCGAACGAAAGGAAGGAACGCGGGTGTGGAAAAAACATCGTAAGAAAATCATCAGCGGGGTGGTCATCATCGTGACGCTTGTCGTCATCGTCGTGGTCGGCATTTCTGGTTACGTCGGATCCTCGTTGACGCAACCGGAACGCGAAGCCTTGACGACGACACCGAAAAAGGCGGAAGGGCTCGACTATGAAGACGTCACCTTCCGCTCATATAAAGACCGGACGCGCCTATCGGGCTGGTGGATGCCAAGCGAAGATGCGAAGTTGACGGTCGTCTTCGCCCACGGCTACGGCAAGAACCGGGAACAAGAAGATGTTCCGGTCTTTCCGTTATTCAAGAAGTTTCACGACGCCGGCTATAACGTCCTGACGTTTGATTTTCGAGGATCCGGTGAATCGGATGGAAAACGTTCGACGGTCGGCGCAAAGGAACAAGACGATTTGCTAACGGCCGTTCGCTACGCGAAGTCGCGGTCTTCGAAACCGGTCGTCCTCTATGGCATCTCAATGGGTGCTGCAACCTCCCTCGTCACGGCACCAAAAGCTGACGTCGTTGGTGTCATCGCGGACAGTCCGTTTAGCGATCTAGAAAATTATCTATCGACGAACTTACCGGTTTGGAGTGGGTTACCGAACTTCCCGTTCACACCGGTCATCCTTGAAATCACACCACCACTGACCGGCTTGAATCCGGAGCGTGTCAAACCGATCGAAGCCGTTCGACGCATCGAGTATCCAATCCTCTTGATCCACGGAAAGGACGATGA
This window of the Exiguobacterium acetylicum genome carries:
- a CDS encoding alpha/beta hydrolase — encoded protein: MWKKHRKKIISGVVIIVTLVVIVVVGISGYVGSSLTQPEREALTTTPKKAEGLDYEDVTFRSYKDRTRLSGWWMPSEDAKLTVVFAHGYGKNREQEDVPVFPLFKKFHDAGYNVLTFDFRGSGESDGKRSTVGAKEQDDLLTAVRYAKSRSSKPVVLYGISMGAATSLVTAPKADVVGVIADSPFSDLENYLSTNLPVWSGLPNFPFTPVILEITPPLTGLNPERVKPIEAVRRIEYPILLIHGKDDDAIPVTESMKIQKAAPRSELYVTENGGHVQSYAHDRKAYEEKVMTYLSDLH